From the genome of Penaeus chinensis breed Huanghai No. 1 chromosome 8, ASM1920278v2, whole genome shotgun sequence, one region includes:
- the LOC125028146 gene encoding uncharacterized protein LOC125028146, protein MAHTLGETDSSPVIDYIPKPPVVTVPYKYTERGVDPRRLCPPSASIQYAQVLYDAPKYHMDTRYERPIPAAPPTAPILYPPSPYQYQVRGVDPKITKPPSAPILYKKILY, encoded by the exons ATGGCACACACACTTGGAGAAACTGATTCCA GTCCTGTCATAGACTACATACCGAAACCCCCTGTCGTAACTGTGCCGTACAAGTACACTGAAAGGGGAGTGGACCCCCGAAGGTTATGTCCGCCCTCTGCCAGCATCCAATACGCCCAAGTGCTCTACGACGCTCCCAAGTACCACATGGACACCAGGTATGAGCGCCCCATCCCAGCAGCGCCACCGACAGCGCCCATTTTGTATCCTCCGTCTCCATACCAATACCAAGTGCGCGGGGTAGACCCCAAGATCACCAAGCCTCCTTCGGCCCCCATATTATACAAGAAGATTCTGTATTAG
- the LOC125028060 gene encoding dynactin subunit 4-like isoform X1 — MAHLFQVDRVRLLCSCGVLKPITAIYFCRHCLKLRCGNCVSHEVDTLFCPNCLENMPSTEARLKKNRCANCFDCPSCCHTLSTRATSIQAPSPEDPSKTVARKVYYLACTSCRWTSRDVGLKDQTVATGGWAEQDNEHYKQLQTLLEHYRSLAQREKLEKERKRFSHRKSSYFSMTDKYSLPSLIGRKSLSPLSPYSPKGDGSQTSELTPSEAAEEVEGLPADIFTEEVNLSSITSMEQRMASPEWQPEKCCDLYPLHKHILVKRSLRCRHCEHNLSKPEYNPSSVKFKIQLGAFYHVPEVRMVQQADLKWGVETSVQISLCNPTPHDMTLAFLPFVPEAHIAAQQKGEELGEGGSLNTSSLVRVVDIPVEKTDLTPTADVALPQGQLILTARDDTAEYDDQDANSSFNDDPQVVAWRRANKVGVNLLVTPQSGAKKAIVGFVLRYEYTNTVATATESRTVTLNIPVMVDVGPVSE; from the exons ATGGCGCACCTCTTCCAGGTCGACCGCGTCCGCCTGCTCTGCTCCTGCGGTGTGCTCAAGCCCATCACTGCTATCTACTTCTGCCGCCACTGCCTGAAGCTGAGATGCGGGAACTGCGTGTCTCACGAG GTGGACACACTTTTCTGTCCAAACTGTTTGGAGAATATGCCTTCAACTGAAGCCCGGCTCAAGAAGAATAG gtGTGCCAATTGCTTTGATTGCCCAAGCTGTTGCCACACCCTTTCAACACGGGCAACTAGTATTCAGGCTCCTTCGCCAGAGGATCCAAGCAAAACTGTTGCTAGGAAGGTCTATTATTTGGCTTGCACCAGCTGCAGGTGGACCTCAAGAGATGTAGGACTGAAGGATCagactgtgg cCACTGGCGGTTGGGCAGAACAAGACAATGAACACTATAAGCAGCTGCAAACCCTGTTGGAACATTATCGTTCCTTGGCGCAACGGGAGAAGCTAGAAAAGGAACGCAAGAGGTTCTCTCACCGCAAGTCATCTTATTTCAGTATGACGGACAAATACAGCCTTCCCTCCCTGATTGGAAGGAAGTCACTTTCACCACTGTCTCCTTACTCTCCTAAA GGTGATGGCAGCCAAACTTCAGAGTTGACTCCTTCAGAAGCTGCTGAAGAAGTAGAGGGACTTCCTGCTGACATCTTTACTGAAGAAGTAAACCTTTCTTCAA TTACTTCAATGGAGCAAAGAATGGCATCTCCAGAATGGCAGCCAGAGAAGTGTTGTGATCTGTATCCACTTCACAAACACATTTTGGTGAAACGTTCCCTTCGTTGTCGTCATTGTGAGCACAACTTATCCAAGCCAGAGTATAATCCCTCGTCTGTCAAGTTCAAGATTCAACTTGGGGCTTT TTACCATGTTCCTGAAGTAAGGATGGTGCAGCAAGCAGATCTCAAATGGGGTGTTGAGACATCTGTACAGATCTCGCTGTGTAATCCAACTCCTCATGATATGACTCTAGCTTTCCTCCCATTTGTCCCTGAAGCACATATTGCTGCACAGCAGAAAG GTGAGGAACTTGGAGAAGGAGGCAGCCTTAACACAAGCAGCCTAGTCCGAGTGGTGGATATTCCAGTGGAAAAGACTGATCTAACTCCAACAGCAGATGTTGCATTACCACAGGGACAACTTATTCTCACTGCTCGTGATGATACAGCTGAATATGATGACCAGGATGCAAATAGCAGCTTCAATGATGATCCTCA AGTGGTTGCTTGGAGACGAGCAAATAAAGTTGGTGTTAATCTTCTAGTTACTCCCCAATCTGGTGCTAAAAAGGCCATTGTTGGCTTTGTACTTCGGTATGAATACACCAACACTGTTGCAACTGCAACAGAATCACGAACTGTCACACTGAACATTCCTGTTATGGTAGATGTTGGCCCAGTGTCAGAATAG
- the LOC125028060 gene encoding dynactin subunit 4-like isoform X2, producing the protein MEKVDTLFCPNCLENMPSTEARLKKNRCANCFDCPSCCHTLSTRATSIQAPSPEDPSKTVARKVYYLACTSCRWTSRDVGLKDQTVATGGWAEQDNEHYKQLQTLLEHYRSLAQREKLEKERKRFSHRKSSYFSMTDKYSLPSLIGRKSLSPLSPYSPKGDGSQTSELTPSEAAEEVEGLPADIFTEEVNLSSITSMEQRMASPEWQPEKCCDLYPLHKHILVKRSLRCRHCEHNLSKPEYNPSSVKFKIQLGAFYHVPEVRMVQQADLKWGVETSVQISLCNPTPHDMTLAFLPFVPEAHIAAQQKGEELGEGGSLNTSSLVRVVDIPVEKTDLTPTADVALPQGQLILTARDDTAEYDDQDANSSFNDDPQVVAWRRANKVGVNLLVTPQSGAKKAIVGFVLRYEYTNTVATATESRTVTLNIPVMVDVGPVSE; encoded by the exons ATGGAAAAG GTGGACACACTTTTCTGTCCAAACTGTTTGGAGAATATGCCTTCAACTGAAGCCCGGCTCAAGAAGAATAG gtGTGCCAATTGCTTTGATTGCCCAAGCTGTTGCCACACCCTTTCAACACGGGCAACTAGTATTCAGGCTCCTTCGCCAGAGGATCCAAGCAAAACTGTTGCTAGGAAGGTCTATTATTTGGCTTGCACCAGCTGCAGGTGGACCTCAAGAGATGTAGGACTGAAGGATCagactgtgg cCACTGGCGGTTGGGCAGAACAAGACAATGAACACTATAAGCAGCTGCAAACCCTGTTGGAACATTATCGTTCCTTGGCGCAACGGGAGAAGCTAGAAAAGGAACGCAAGAGGTTCTCTCACCGCAAGTCATCTTATTTCAGTATGACGGACAAATACAGCCTTCCCTCCCTGATTGGAAGGAAGTCACTTTCACCACTGTCTCCTTACTCTCCTAAA GGTGATGGCAGCCAAACTTCAGAGTTGACTCCTTCAGAAGCTGCTGAAGAAGTAGAGGGACTTCCTGCTGACATCTTTACTGAAGAAGTAAACCTTTCTTCAA TTACTTCAATGGAGCAAAGAATGGCATCTCCAGAATGGCAGCCAGAGAAGTGTTGTGATCTGTATCCACTTCACAAACACATTTTGGTGAAACGTTCCCTTCGTTGTCGTCATTGTGAGCACAACTTATCCAAGCCAGAGTATAATCCCTCGTCTGTCAAGTTCAAGATTCAACTTGGGGCTTT TTACCATGTTCCTGAAGTAAGGATGGTGCAGCAAGCAGATCTCAAATGGGGTGTTGAGACATCTGTACAGATCTCGCTGTGTAATCCAACTCCTCATGATATGACTCTAGCTTTCCTCCCATTTGTCCCTGAAGCACATATTGCTGCACAGCAGAAAG GTGAGGAACTTGGAGAAGGAGGCAGCCTTAACACAAGCAGCCTAGTCCGAGTGGTGGATATTCCAGTGGAAAAGACTGATCTAACTCCAACAGCAGATGTTGCATTACCACAGGGACAACTTATTCTCACTGCTCGTGATGATACAGCTGAATATGATGACCAGGATGCAAATAGCAGCTTCAATGATGATCCTCA AGTGGTTGCTTGGAGACGAGCAAATAAAGTTGGTGTTAATCTTCTAGTTACTCCCCAATCTGGTGCTAAAAAGGCCATTGTTGGCTTTGTACTTCGGTATGAATACACCAACACTGTTGCAACTGCAACAGAATCACGAACTGTCACACTGAACATTCCTGTTATGGTAGATGTTGGCCCAGTGTCAGAATAG
- the LOC125028060 gene encoding dynactin subunit 4-like isoform X3 has translation MPSTEARLKKNRCANCFDCPSCCHTLSTRATSIQAPSPEDPSKTVARKVYYLACTSCRWTSRDVGLKDQTVATGGWAEQDNEHYKQLQTLLEHYRSLAQREKLEKERKRFSHRKSSYFSMTDKYSLPSLIGRKSLSPLSPYSPKGDGSQTSELTPSEAAEEVEGLPADIFTEEVNLSSITSMEQRMASPEWQPEKCCDLYPLHKHILVKRSLRCRHCEHNLSKPEYNPSSVKFKIQLGAFYHVPEVRMVQQADLKWGVETSVQISLCNPTPHDMTLAFLPFVPEAHIAAQQKGEELGEGGSLNTSSLVRVVDIPVEKTDLTPTADVALPQGQLILTARDDTAEYDDQDANSSFNDDPQVVAWRRANKVGVNLLVTPQSGAKKAIVGFVLRYEYTNTVATATESRTVTLNIPVMVDVGPVSE, from the exons ATGCCTTCAACTGAAGCCCGGCTCAAGAAGAATAG gtGTGCCAATTGCTTTGATTGCCCAAGCTGTTGCCACACCCTTTCAACACGGGCAACTAGTATTCAGGCTCCTTCGCCAGAGGATCCAAGCAAAACTGTTGCTAGGAAGGTCTATTATTTGGCTTGCACCAGCTGCAGGTGGACCTCAAGAGATGTAGGACTGAAGGATCagactgtgg cCACTGGCGGTTGGGCAGAACAAGACAATGAACACTATAAGCAGCTGCAAACCCTGTTGGAACATTATCGTTCCTTGGCGCAACGGGAGAAGCTAGAAAAGGAACGCAAGAGGTTCTCTCACCGCAAGTCATCTTATTTCAGTATGACGGACAAATACAGCCTTCCCTCCCTGATTGGAAGGAAGTCACTTTCACCACTGTCTCCTTACTCTCCTAAA GGTGATGGCAGCCAAACTTCAGAGTTGACTCCTTCAGAAGCTGCTGAAGAAGTAGAGGGACTTCCTGCTGACATCTTTACTGAAGAAGTAAACCTTTCTTCAA TTACTTCAATGGAGCAAAGAATGGCATCTCCAGAATGGCAGCCAGAGAAGTGTTGTGATCTGTATCCACTTCACAAACACATTTTGGTGAAACGTTCCCTTCGTTGTCGTCATTGTGAGCACAACTTATCCAAGCCAGAGTATAATCCCTCGTCTGTCAAGTTCAAGATTCAACTTGGGGCTTT TTACCATGTTCCTGAAGTAAGGATGGTGCAGCAAGCAGATCTCAAATGGGGTGTTGAGACATCTGTACAGATCTCGCTGTGTAATCCAACTCCTCATGATATGACTCTAGCTTTCCTCCCATTTGTCCCTGAAGCACATATTGCTGCACAGCAGAAAG GTGAGGAACTTGGAGAAGGAGGCAGCCTTAACACAAGCAGCCTAGTCCGAGTGGTGGATATTCCAGTGGAAAAGACTGATCTAACTCCAACAGCAGATGTTGCATTACCACAGGGACAACTTATTCTCACTGCTCGTGATGATACAGCTGAATATGATGACCAGGATGCAAATAGCAGCTTCAATGATGATCCTCA AGTGGTTGCTTGGAGACGAGCAAATAAAGTTGGTGTTAATCTTCTAGTTACTCCCCAATCTGGTGCTAAAAAGGCCATTGTTGGCTTTGTACTTCGGTATGAATACACCAACACTGTTGCAACTGCAACAGAATCACGAACTGTCACACTGAACATTCCTGTTATGGTAGATGTTGGCCCAGTGTCAGAATAG